From Camelina sativa cultivar DH55 chromosome 7, Cs, whole genome shotgun sequence, one genomic window encodes:
- the LOC104704409 gene encoding probable LRR receptor-like serine/threonine-protein kinase At2g28960 encodes MEGHRQLLLVLLSFGAFALLIHLAQAQSDQQGFISLDCGLPADLSPYTDPDTGLTFSSDVDFISSGLRGEAGDDNRYDYRQYKDLRYFPDGIRNCYNLKVEQGINYLIRAGFGYGNYDDLSCQNRTNNTNDINLGTTSIKK; translated from the exons ATGGAGGGTCATCGACAACTTTTATTGGTGTTGTTGAGCTTTGGCGCTTTTGCCCTTCTTATACATCTCGCCCAAGCTCAGTCTGACCAACAAG GATTCATCAGTTTGGACTGCGGTTTACCCGCGGATTTGTCTCCTTACACCGACCCAGACACCGGATTAACGTTCTCATCCGATGTCGATTTCATTTCAAGCGGTTTACGTGGTGAAGCTGGGGATGATAACAGATATGACTATAGGCAGTATAAGGATTTGAGATATTTCCCCGATGGAATACGAAACTGCTACAACCTGAAAGTAGAGCAAGGCATCAACTATTTAATAAGGGCTGGATTCGGATATGGAAACTATGATG ATTTGTCTTGTCAGAACAGGACCAACAATACCAATGATATCAACCTTGGAACTACGTCCATTAAGAAATGA